A region of the Deltaproteobacteria bacterium genome:
AGAGAACGTCATATTATCATGGCCGTCCAGAAAATTCTTCACTGGTGCCTCAAACAGCGCCGGAGGCGCCAAATGTCTGTGTGAATCTGCGGGTGTCTGCGGTTAGATCATGCTCCTTTGTTTGTGCTTAGCTTTTTGCCTCCAACCTCAAACCGGACGCCTCAAGCAGCGCCGGAGGCGCTCAATGGCGTCTCCAATTCACCGTGAGCAGAGAAACTTATAATACAATGTCCCCGAGTCCCCAACCGAGTCCCCCGTCCCAAATCGCCATCGGCAAAGTGCGGTTGACGGGTAGGAGGTATTTGAGGAGGTAACCATATGCTTATTGAACATGTCAATAAAGCGATGAGTAAGGCGGTTTACGATAAGCTGGAAGATGGCACTTTCTCGGGCAATATTCCGCAGTGTCCTGGCGTCGTCGCTTTTGGAGAAACACTGTATCAATGCCAGCAAGAATTGAGATCTTCTCTTGAGGGATGGTTGCTTGTAAAAATCAGGCATGGTGATAAATTGCCGGTGATAGGCAGGATTAATCTAAACAAAAGAATGCCTGTTTCTCAAAAGGCGATCGCCCATGGGTAAATGGAAGCCATGTAAGCGAAGAGATTTCATAAAGCAGCTAAAGAAACTAGGTTTCGGATCACCTGAACCGGGAGGACGTCATTTCTATATGCGTCATGGTACATACACACTCACTCTACCAACTAGTAAGAAAGCATGGTTGACAATTTCTTACCCGTAGTGTAATCTAAAAATTATTATCAATTCTAATCATTGAGGTGAGACAAATGGAAACCATATCATCCAAGGTCACATCAAAAGGACAGGTTGTAATCCCCAAAAGACTGAGGGAAAAGTATGGGATACGGTCGGCCACAGCGATTCGCTGGATCGAAAA
Encoded here:
- a CDS encoding type II toxin-antitoxin system HicB family antitoxin: MLIEHVNKAMSKAVYDKLEDGTFSGNIPQCPGVVAFGETLYQCQQELRSSLEGWLLVKIRHGDKLPVIGRINLNKRMPVSQKAIAHG